From a region of the Teredinibacter turnerae genome:
- the miaA gene encoding tRNA (adenosine(37)-N6)-dimethylallyltransferase MiaA has translation MTVAETQTKPLAIALMGPTAAGKTDLAIALRQHLNADIISVDSALVYRGLNIGAAKPSSAELAAAPHRLIDIRDPAEPYSAADFCKDATHEIAGIVAAGRTPLLVGGTMLYFKALLEGLSDMPASQPAVRAQIEQEALAIGWPGMHQRLMDIDPETARELHPNHSHRISRALEVFRISGKPMSHFRANSGTGLLDSYHWVQLAVAPRDRAVLHERIATRFDNMLDAGLLGEVEALYRRGDLHPDLPAIRAVGYRQVWEYLSGEIDRSEMVARGVAATRQLAKRQLTWLRGWPDLCWIDTQNASGDLLEVDEIVNKALSFLPQRPI, from the coding sequence GTGACGGTGGCTGAGACACAAACCAAGCCGCTCGCAATAGCCCTTATGGGTCCGACTGCCGCGGGTAAAACGGACCTTGCCATAGCACTGCGTCAGCACCTGAATGCCGATATTATCAGTGTGGACTCGGCGCTGGTGTACCGTGGTCTGAATATTGGTGCCGCCAAACCCAGCAGCGCTGAATTGGCTGCCGCGCCTCATCGACTCATTGATATCCGCGACCCTGCCGAGCCCTATTCTGCGGCAGATTTTTGTAAAGACGCGACGCATGAAATAGCGGGTATTGTGGCTGCGGGCAGAACGCCTCTGCTGGTTGGCGGTACCATGCTGTATTTTAAGGCGTTACTCGAAGGCCTGTCTGATATGCCGGCGTCGCAACCGGCGGTTCGCGCTCAGATAGAGCAAGAGGCGTTGGCGATTGGTTGGCCGGGCATGCATCAACGGCTGATGGATATTGACCCCGAGACCGCACGCGAGCTGCATCCGAACCATTCTCACCGTATCAGTCGGGCGCTGGAGGTTTTCCGTATTTCGGGAAAACCAATGAGTCATTTTCGCGCCAATTCTGGTACAGGATTGTTGGATAGCTACCATTGGGTACAGCTGGCTGTAGCGCCGAGAGATCGTGCTGTGTTGCATGAGCGAATTGCAACCCGATTCGACAATATGCTGGACGCGGGGTTGCTCGGCGAAGTTGAAGCGCTGTATCGGCGCGGTGACCTGCACCCGGATCTGCCGGCAATCCGCGCTGTTGGCTACCGTCAGGTCTGGGAGTATTTGAGTGGTGAGATCGACCGGAGTGAAATGGTCGCGCGGGGTGTGGCGGCGACCAGGCAGCTAGCGAAGCGGCAATTGACCTGGCTGCGAGGTTGGCCGGATCTTTGCTGGATTGACACTCAAAATGCCTCAGGAGATTTATTAGAGGTCGATGAAATTGTGAATAAAGCCTTGAGTTTTTTACCCCAAAGGCCCATATAA
- the hfq gene encoding RNA chaperone Hfq, with amino-acid sequence MSKGHSLQDPYLNVLRKERIPVSIYLVNGIKLQGQVESFDQFVVLLKNTVSQMVYKHAISTVVPSRPVRVPMLNPESTGNDDMESGA; translated from the coding sequence ATGTCAAAAGGGCATAGCTTACAAGACCCTTATTTAAATGTATTACGAAAAGAAAGAATCCCAGTTTCCATCTATTTGGTCAACGGCATCAAGCTCCAAGGACAAGTGGAGTCGTTCGATCAGTTTGTTGTTTTACTGAAAAACACCGTGAGCCAAATGGTTTACAAGCACGCGATTTCTACAGTCGTGCCTTCTCGCCCCGTACGTGTGCCTATGCTGAACCCTGAAAGCACTGGCAATGACGATATGGAAAGCGGCGCTTAA
- the mutL gene encoding DNA mismatch repair endonuclease MutL, with protein MNKIFTLSPRLANQIAAGEVVERPASVIKELVENSLDAGATQLDVEVEQGGVKLIRVRDNGHGISKDDLPLALSRHATSKIINLDDLEAVATLGFRGEALASISSVARLRLTSNTGDEESGWCVEAEGRDMEARLSPAGHPQGTSVEVRDLFFNTPARRKFLRTERTEYGRVEDVLKRLALSRFAQGFSLKNNGRVVHSWRPATTQPEQERRVAQICGPAFMENAVHVDIDRAGLRLWGWVALPIFSRSQADLQHFYVNGRAIRDKLVSHAIRQAYQDVLYHGRHPAFVLYLELEPGNVDVNVHPTKHEVRFRDSRLVHDFLFRSLHKALADVRPGNEPSAQDEIGAEADTASELSAQQYSPTEQPGLSFSAQRPEPSAVAERAPSWSPTYTSAGSATSNRPSLGTSTPVMPPASDDESVPPLGYAVAQLKGIYILAENAEGMVVVDMHAAHERITYERMKEQQQAQKIQSQPLLVPQAMAVSEKEADYADEFADIFVNLGFELERAGPESLLIRQLPVILNRANVEQLVRDVLSDLIEYGSSQRIQQNINEILGTMACHGSVRANRRLNIAEMNALLRDMEATERSGQCNHGRPTWTQMSLAELDKLFMRGQ; from the coding sequence TTGAGCGACCGGCGTCGGTTATTAAAGAGCTGGTTGAAAACAGCCTGGATGCTGGCGCCACCCAACTGGATGTGGAAGTCGAGCAGGGTGGCGTGAAATTAATTCGCGTGCGAGACAACGGCCACGGAATTAGCAAAGACGACCTGCCTCTGGCACTGAGCCGCCACGCTACCAGTAAAATTATTAATCTGGACGATCTCGAGGCCGTTGCCACTCTTGGTTTTCGCGGTGAAGCCTTGGCGAGTATCTCCTCGGTTGCGCGCTTGCGTTTGACCAGTAATACAGGCGATGAGGAATCTGGCTGGTGTGTGGAAGCCGAAGGGCGCGATATGGAAGCCCGTTTGTCGCCCGCAGGTCATCCGCAAGGTACCTCGGTTGAGGTGCGTGATCTATTTTTTAATACGCCCGCCCGGCGGAAATTTTTGCGTACCGAGCGCACTGAATACGGCCGCGTAGAAGATGTGCTGAAGCGGTTAGCTTTGTCTCGGTTTGCCCAAGGCTTCAGCTTGAAAAATAATGGGCGAGTGGTGCACAGCTGGCGCCCGGCCACAACGCAGCCAGAACAGGAGCGTCGGGTAGCACAAATATGTGGCCCTGCGTTTATGGAAAACGCTGTTCATGTGGATATTGATCGTGCCGGTTTACGGTTGTGGGGGTGGGTGGCACTGCCGATTTTTTCTCGCAGCCAGGCAGATTTGCAACACTTTTACGTCAATGGCCGCGCGATCAGAGATAAGCTGGTGAGCCACGCGATTCGGCAGGCCTACCAGGATGTGCTTTATCACGGTCGCCATCCGGCATTTGTACTTTATCTTGAGTTGGAGCCTGGCAACGTGGATGTGAACGTCCACCCGACAAAACACGAAGTGCGGTTTCGCGATAGCCGTTTGGTACACGACTTTTTATTCCGCAGTTTACATAAAGCGCTCGCAGACGTTCGTCCGGGTAATGAGCCAAGTGCGCAAGACGAAATCGGAGCGGAAGCCGATACGGCGTCGGAGCTTTCAGCCCAACAATACTCGCCCACGGAGCAGCCCGGATTATCGTTTTCCGCTCAAAGGCCAGAGCCCTCTGCGGTCGCAGAGCGCGCCCCGAGCTGGAGCCCGACATATACCAGCGCGGGTTCAGCAACTAGCAATCGACCGTCGCTGGGTACTTCGACTCCTGTCATGCCTCCTGCGTCTGATGATGAGTCGGTGCCGCCTTTGGGGTATGCGGTTGCTCAGCTCAAAGGTATTTATATTCTGGCGGAAAACGCCGAAGGCATGGTTGTGGTGGATATGCACGCGGCTCACGAAAGAATTACCTATGAGCGCATGAAAGAACAGCAGCAGGCGCAAAAAATACAATCGCAACCGCTGTTGGTGCCGCAAGCCATGGCTGTCAGCGAAAAGGAAGCGGATTATGCCGATGAATTCGCCGATATTTTTGTGAATCTTGGTTTTGAATTGGAACGCGCCGGGCCCGAGTCGCTGTTAATTCGCCAACTGCCGGTGATCCTTAACCGGGCAAATGTTGAGCAATTGGTGCGGGATGTTCTCTCGGATCTGATTGAGTATGGCTCGAGCCAGCGCATCCAGCAGAATATTAACGAAATCCTGGGGACTATGGCTTGTCACGGTTCTGTGCGCGCGAACCGACGTTTGAATATTGCGGAGATGAACGCGTTGTTGCGTGATATGGAGGCCACCGAACGCAGCGGCCAGTGCAATCACGGTCGTCCAACCTGGACCCAGATGTCACTTGCTGAGCTGGACAAACTTTTCATGCGGGGCCAGTGA